A part of Solenopsis invicta isolate M01_SB chromosome 2, UNIL_Sinv_3.0, whole genome shotgun sequence genomic DNA contains:
- the LOC105199129 gene encoding alpha,alpha-trehalose-phosphate synthase [UDP-forming] isoform X3, translating into MIVLSNRLPFVLKRNDTTGQLERKASAGGLVTAVAPVVISGKGVWVGWPGMHMENPNEPIPESDPNDRTPTAGLLSRKVVAVHVDPGVFDSYYNGCCNGTFWPLFHSMPDRATFIADHWRAYSAVNEQFAAKTVGALQQIHKEQENQQNGTPLVWVHDYHLMLAANWIRQAAEEKELRLKLGFFLHIPFPPWDIFRLFPWADEILQGMLGCDMVGFHIQDYCLNFVDCCQRCLGCRVDRKNLLVEHGGRTVRVRPLPIGIPFDRFVSLAETATKVMQSNQKIVLGVDRLDYTKGLVHRLKAFEMLLEKHPEHREQVTMLQIAVPSRTDVREYQDLKLEMDQLIGCINGRFTTPNWSPIRYIYGCVSQDELAAFYRDAAVALVTPLRDGMNLVAKEFVACQINTPPGVLIVSPFAGAGEMMHEALICNPYEIDEAAEVIHRALTMPEDERTLRMNHLRRRERIYDVNYWMKSFLQVMGSLEEHDAVGATTMQPVTMDDFDDYLSKSPRYIGDNHKLALLLDYDGTLAPIATHPDLAILPLETKNVLQRLSNMSDVYIAIISGRNVNNVKSMVGIEGITYAGNHGLEILHPDGSKFVHPMPAELEDKVASLMQTLQEQLCRDGAWVENKGALLTFHYRETPMEGRSKMVDQAKRLIESAGFKACAAHCAIEAKPPVEWNKGRASIYILRTAFGLDWSERIRIIYAGDDVTDEDAMKALKGMAATFRVASSDIIRTSAERRLPSTDSVLTMLKWVERHLSRRKPRNSIDIPGIPSRFRRGSGGITMEMSYTPPKTPLES; encoded by the exons GTTGTCGCGGTACACGTTGATCCCGGCGTTTTCGACTCTTACTACAACGGATGCTGCAATGGAACCTTCTGGCCTCTCTTCCATTCTATGCCAGATCGGGCGACCTTCATTGCGGATCATTGGCGCGCGTATTCCGCGGTCAACGAACAGTTCGCCGCGAAGACA GTCGGTGCCTTGCAACAAATTCACAAGGAACAAGAGAACCAGCAGAACGGCACGCCGTTAGTATGGGTTCACGATTATCATCTGATGTTGGCCGCCAATTGGATCAGACAGGCAGCCGAGGAGAAAGAGCTCAGGCTTAAATTAGGTTTCTTCCTTCACATACCTTTCCCGCCGTGGGACATCTTCAGGCTGTTCCCGTGGGCCGACGAGATTCTGCAGGGTATGCTGG GATGCGACATGGTGGGTTTCCACATTCAAGATTATTGCCTGAACTTCGTCGATTGCTGCCAGAGGTGTCTCGGCTGCAGAGTGGACCGTAAGAACCTGTTGGTCGAACACGGTGGTAGAACCGTACGGGTAAGACCGCTGCCGATCGGTATACCTTTCGACAGATTCGTCTCATTGGCTGAGACCGCGACAAAAGTCATGCAGTCGAATCAGAAGATCGTCCTCGGCGTCGACCGACTCGATTACACGAAGGGCCTCGTTCACAGACTGAAAGCCTTCGAGATGCTGCTAGAGAAACACCCCGAGCATCGCGAACAG GTGACGATGCTTCAAATCGCAGTACCCTCACGCACCGACGTCCGCGAGTATCAGGACCTGAAGCTTGAGATGGACCAGCTGATCGGCTGCATAAACGGTCGCTTCACGACACCCAACTGGTCGCCCATACGTTACATTTACGGCTGCGTGAGCCAGGACGAGTTGGCGGCGTTCTACAGAGACGCCGCCGTCGCTCTCGTCACACCGCTTCGAGACGGCATGAATTTGGTCGCCAAGGAATTCGTCGCTTGTCAAATCAATACACCACCGGGAGTGCTGATAGTATCGCCCTTCGCTGGAGCCGGCGAAATGATGCACGAGGCCTTGATTTGCAATCCTTATGAGATCGACGAGGCCGCGGAGGTGATTCACAG GGCGCTGACCATGCCCGAGGACGAGCGCACGCTGAGAATGAACCATTTACGTCGGCGTGAAAGAATATACGACGTTAACTACTGGATGAAGTCATTCCTTCAGGTGATGGGATCTCTCGAGGAGCACGATGCCGTAGGCGCTACAACGATGCAGCCCGTGACCATGGATGATTTCGATGATTATTTGAGCAA GTCCCCTAGGTACATCGGTGATAATCATAAATTGGCGCTTCTGTTGGATTACGATGGTACGTTGGCGCCCATCGCCACACATCCCGACTTGGCAATTCTGCCGCTCGAGACGAAGAACGTCCTGCAACGGCTGTCGAACATGTCGGACGTTTACATTGCAATTATATCGGGCCGAAATGTGAATAATGTGAAATCGATGGTCGGAATAGAGGGTATCACGTATGCTGGAAACCACGGATTGGAGATCTTACATCCGGACGGCAGCAAGTTCGTCCATCCCATGCCGGCCGAATTAGAGGACAAAGTTGCCAGTTTGATGCAAACGCTTCAGGAACAG CTTTGCAGGGACGGCGCTTGGGTCGAGAATAAAGGCGCGCTTCTCACGTTCCACTATCGTGAAACCCCGATGGAAGGTCGCTCGAAGATGGTCGATCAAGCTAAAAGACTTATCGAGAGCGCGGGATTCAAGGCCTGTGCCGCGCATTGCGCTATCGAGGCGAAACCGCCCGTCGAATGGAACAAGGGACGTGCTTCCATCTACATCCTACGTACGGCATTCGGTCTAGATTGGAGCGAGCGTATCAGGATTATCTACGCTGGTGACGATGTTACAGATGAAGATGCGATGAAG GCATTGAAAGGTATGGCCGCTACTTTCCGCGTGGCGTCGTCTGATATCATTCGCACATCCGCGGAGAGACGTTTGCCCAGCACGGACTCGGTTCTAACGATGTTAAAGTGGGTCGAGAGACACCTCAGCAGACGCAAGCCCCGCAACAGCATCGACATCCCGGGCATCCCATCAAGATTTCGACGCGGCAGCGGCGGTATTACGATGGAGATGTCTTACACCCCGCCAAAAACGCCCCTCGAATCATAG